In Octopus bimaculoides isolate UCB-OBI-ISO-001 chromosome 26, ASM119413v2, whole genome shotgun sequence, the following are encoded in one genomic region:
- the LOC106878799 gene encoding uncharacterized protein LOC106878799 isoform X1 has product MGAQLDNSHSIPNYLSDLQNFFLSEPGIMSDRNIQFKASMVGMWLDMEIPVVLEQISNLLQLKHFQKVKVQLSRQGLKLTKKGKLPGLSSEDLIPLQNIEDIFVDNSIPTCFICITTACSSSPTQIMALKCLNEICARGIVTHYKILTGDKKKLVQSLRNAQLASLGASQTSNNSTNSDSSEGNNDLSDGVGSNTESGYTTDHELCEKETDSDSKPEGDLVLSGLSLKDNPSRNNKQDIKILMRNVSNLRYLLQKHAATISRQEFLDANKKIQELNEEMKKKTRKSKNSESDGSKSKKGNSNGASSSSSGVSSENSNNSSSSSANSDDNSDSQMSKDSIYTQISKRKSNQTHKIIDALVSDGAVNLPRVSSNSSMESFQAISKKRQINKDLKCSIIDNEDTEGEFQAEIEFLAENDDVFYTNQLGSALRGRMNSDVTVVSIPDSTAKTRKKSNIKRDSEKVLSPGRQVRFSESTETVTMASTPTPSEQSYSDTMEIPVRRHFFYQKSSYQPDWTPTARNDVVRMSSLKTHVLKPIERVYSNTTYRTYAPSNDFRPKLNSELYYQYEPSFVDTY; this is encoded by the exons ATGGGTGCCCAATTGGATAACAGTCATTCCATACCAAATTATCTTTCtg ATCTGCAAAACTTCTTTCTGAGCGAACCCGGAATCATGAGCGACCGAAACATTCAGTTCAAGGCCAGTATGGTCGGGATGTGGCTGGACATGGAGATCCCTGTGGTTCTGGAACAGATTTCCAATCTGCTGCAGCTGAAGCACTTCCAGAAGGTCAAAGTGCAGCTGAGTCGGCAGGGCCTGAAACTCACCAAAAAGGGCAAGCTGCCAGGGTTGAGCTCTGAAGACCTGATCCCCTTACAAAACATCGAAGACATCTTTGTTGACAACAGCATACCGACCTGTTTCATATGCATAACCACTGCATGTTCCAGTTCACCGACGCAAATCATGGCTTTGAAATGCCTCAATGAGATTTGTGCCAGAGGAATCGTCACCCATTACAAGATACTGACCGGCGA CAAGAAGAAACTTGTCCAGTCATTAAGAAATGCTCAGCTTGCTTCTTTGGGTGCCAGCCAAACATCCAACAATTCCACAAACTCAGACTCCAGTGAGGGAAACAACGACTtgagtgatggtgttggtagcaACACTGAATCGGGTTACACCACTGACCAT gaattgtgtgagaaagaaacagacagcgATTCCAAACCGGAAGGTGACTTGGTTTTATCTGGCCTTAGTCTCAAAGACAACCCATCTAGAAACAATAAACAAGACATCAAGATTCTAATGCGCAACGTGTCCAATTTAAGGTACCTCCTTCAGAAACATGCTGCCACCATCAGCCGCCAAGAATTCTTGGATGCCAATAAGAAAATCCAAGAGcttaatgaagaaatgaagaaaaagactCGAAAATCTAAGAATTCTGAAAGTGATGGGAGTAAATCCAAGAAAGGCAACAGCAATGgtgccagcagcagcagtagcggtgtCAGCAgtgaaaatagcaacaacagcagcagcagcagtgccaATAGTGATGACAATAGTGATAGTCAGATGTCTAAAGACTCCATCTATACTCAAATAAGCAAACGAAAGAGCAACCAAACCCACAAAATAATCGATGCCCTCGTTAGCGATGGAGCAGTAAACCTTCCACGAGTGTCGTCAAATAGCAGCATGGAATCATTTCAAGCAATCAGCAAGAAAAGGCAAATAAACAAAGACCTAAAATGTAGCATAATTGATAACGAAGATACGGAAGGCGAGTTCCAGGCTGAAATTGAATTTTTGGCTGAAAATGATGACGTGTTTTACACAAATCAGTTGGGTTCTGCATTGAGGGGCCGTATGAACTCTGATGTCACGGTGGTTTCGATACCTGATTCAACTGCTAAAACAAGAAAGAAGTCTAACATAAAGAGAGACTCTGAGAAAGTTTTGTCGCCCGGGCGACAAGTTCGGTTCAGCGAATCAACAGAAACAGTCACCATGGCATCAACGCCGACACCTTCAGAGCAATCTTACTCTGACACCATGGAAATTCCAGTGCGACGCCATTTCTTTTACCAGAAATCGAGCTACCAGCCAGACTGGACACCAACGGCACGCAATGACGTCGTTCGAATGTCAAGCTTGAAAACTCATGTTCTCAAACCAATTGAACGTGTTTATTCGAACACGACCTACCGGACGTATGCCCCATCAAATGATTTTCGTCCAAAACTAAACTCAGAGCTTTATTATCAATATGAGCCCAGCTTTGTAGACACTTATTAG
- the LOC106878799 gene encoding uncharacterized protein LOC106878799 isoform X2, producing MSDRNIQFKASMVGMWLDMEIPVVLEQISNLLQLKHFQKVKVQLSRQGLKLTKKGKLPGLSSEDLIPLQNIEDIFVDNSIPTCFICITTACSSSPTQIMALKCLNEICARGIVTHYKILTGDKKKLVQSLRNAQLASLGASQTSNNSTNSDSSEGNNDLSDGVGSNTESGYTTDHELCEKETDSDSKPEGDLVLSGLSLKDNPSRNNKQDIKILMRNVSNLRYLLQKHAATISRQEFLDANKKIQELNEEMKKKTRKSKNSESDGSKSKKGNSNGASSSSSGVSSENSNNSSSSSANSDDNSDSQMSKDSIYTQISKRKSNQTHKIIDALVSDGAVNLPRVSSNSSMESFQAISKKRQINKDLKCSIIDNEDTEGEFQAEIEFLAENDDVFYTNQLGSALRGRMNSDVTVVSIPDSTAKTRKKSNIKRDSEKVLSPGRQVRFSESTETVTMASTPTPSEQSYSDTMEIPVRRHFFYQKSSYQPDWTPTARNDVVRMSSLKTHVLKPIERVYSNTTYRTYAPSNDFRPKLNSELYYQYEPSFVDTY from the exons ATGAGCGACCGAAACATTCAGTTCAAGGCCAGTATGGTCGGGATGTGGCTGGACATGGAGATCCCTGTGGTTCTGGAACAGATTTCCAATCTGCTGCAGCTGAAGCACTTCCAGAAGGTCAAAGTGCAGCTGAGTCGGCAGGGCCTGAAACTCACCAAAAAGGGCAAGCTGCCAGGGTTGAGCTCTGAAGACCTGATCCCCTTACAAAACATCGAAGACATCTTTGTTGACAACAGCATACCGACCTGTTTCATATGCATAACCACTGCATGTTCCAGTTCACCGACGCAAATCATGGCTTTGAAATGCCTCAATGAGATTTGTGCCAGAGGAATCGTCACCCATTACAAGATACTGACCGGCGA CAAGAAGAAACTTGTCCAGTCATTAAGAAATGCTCAGCTTGCTTCTTTGGGTGCCAGCCAAACATCCAACAATTCCACAAACTCAGACTCCAGTGAGGGAAACAACGACTtgagtgatggtgttggtagcaACACTGAATCGGGTTACACCACTGACCAT gaattgtgtgagaaagaaacagacagcgATTCCAAACCGGAAGGTGACTTGGTTTTATCTGGCCTTAGTCTCAAAGACAACCCATCTAGAAACAATAAACAAGACATCAAGATTCTAATGCGCAACGTGTCCAATTTAAGGTACCTCCTTCAGAAACATGCTGCCACCATCAGCCGCCAAGAATTCTTGGATGCCAATAAGAAAATCCAAGAGcttaatgaagaaatgaagaaaaagactCGAAAATCTAAGAATTCTGAAAGTGATGGGAGTAAATCCAAGAAAGGCAACAGCAATGgtgccagcagcagcagtagcggtgtCAGCAgtgaaaatagcaacaacagcagcagcagcagtgccaATAGTGATGACAATAGTGATAGTCAGATGTCTAAAGACTCCATCTATACTCAAATAAGCAAACGAAAGAGCAACCAAACCCACAAAATAATCGATGCCCTCGTTAGCGATGGAGCAGTAAACCTTCCACGAGTGTCGTCAAATAGCAGCATGGAATCATTTCAAGCAATCAGCAAGAAAAGGCAAATAAACAAAGACCTAAAATGTAGCATAATTGATAACGAAGATACGGAAGGCGAGTTCCAGGCTGAAATTGAATTTTTGGCTGAAAATGATGACGTGTTTTACACAAATCAGTTGGGTTCTGCATTGAGGGGCCGTATGAACTCTGATGTCACGGTGGTTTCGATACCTGATTCAACTGCTAAAACAAGAAAGAAGTCTAACATAAAGAGAGACTCTGAGAAAGTTTTGTCGCCCGGGCGACAAGTTCGGTTCAGCGAATCAACAGAAACAGTCACCATGGCATCAACGCCGACACCTTCAGAGCAATCTTACTCTGACACCATGGAAATTCCAGTGCGACGCCATTTCTTTTACCAGAAATCGAGCTACCAGCCAGACTGGACACCAACGGCACGCAATGACGTCGTTCGAATGTCAAGCTTGAAAACTCATGTTCTCAAACCAATTGAACGTGTTTATTCGAACACGACCTACCGGACGTATGCCCCATCAAATGATTTTCGTCCAAAACTAAACTCAGAGCTTTATTATCAATATGAGCCCAGCTTTGTAGACACTTATTAG